Part of the Plasmodium malariae genome assembly, chromosome: 9 genome is shown below.
AATGTAACAAAACccttattataatttaaattttctaaattacAAGTTTATAAAAAGCAATTGTTTTGCATGAGCATCCTTTCAAGGTTATTTTActgtatttgttttttattttatttaaatttcaACTAAAACCATTTCGtaacttcaaaaaaaaattatcgcCCGTGcggttatatatatatatatatatatatatatatatatatatatatatatatgtaaatgaatGTACTTAcatagtatatatgtatttatgcatatatttctACAGGAAGTTACGTTCCATATGGTGCTACTTCCACCGCTTGAGGAAATTTTTTGCTACTACTAATTTTTATGCTTTTGCTTATTTTACAACATTCCCTCTTCCCTCTTTTTaaacaatgaaaaaagaaaaaaaaaaaaaaaaaaaaaaaaagaaaaacgagAAGAATGAGAAGAATGAGAAAaattacatgtacatgtacatgtacatgtacatatatttgtacataattttttgtatattcgTTTTGCCTTCACATATTTGCGTAGTATTCCAAATTTTATGTGAGTACAAgtgcaaagaaaaaaaaattaaattatttcgaAGAAATAAAGTTCGGAAGGTAAAATATGATCCCCGTTGTTCGTTAACTTCTGTTTTTATCTCCTTTTTTGTGTACATAAACGGggatatacaaatatgtacatataattatatacatacaattatatatatactcttatatacatacacttatatacatgcatacatacgtacatacataatacaaaCATGTATACACATGAGACACCCGTAAGGATgaaaattaattctttttttacatttacgCATTATACATCAACGCCtctaaagtaaaataaaacaaagagAAACAgcataaacaaaataagcaaaatatacaaaataaaccaaaaaaacaaagtaaaaTAGGATAATTTGTTTCCACtggttatataataaaaatgctgGATACGGCAAATATCAGGgtccacatatatatgcaaaaaaaaaagaaagcaaAAACATTAGttctatttgtttttttattaatatatttaaatagttaagtgtttatatatatatatatataagtatatgtatatataagtatatgtatatatatgtatacgtatatataagtatacgtatatataagtatacgtatatataagtatattatatataagtatatcgtatatataagtatagtatatataagtatatgtatatataagtatatgtatatatataagtatatgtatatataagtatatgtatatataagtatatgtatatataagtatatatagtatatatatagtatacgtatatataagtatatgtatatataagtatatgtatatataagtatatgtatatataagtatatgtatatatatatttttttttttcatttatttcttatttttacgtaatttttatgttatccCCGCATGAAGGACAATTTTACAAATTCTTCGTAGTTACTGAACATACTACTGTAGCTGTCCAGACTTAACTAAATTTTTCGATcgataaatgaaaataaaaaactaacAGTAGaggtttttttaaaataaaaaaagaaaaacgtcTCTGTTACGTAAGACGGATATATGTACGTTCTGTGCTGTAAGAAACGAATGTGCTGCATTGCAATAACTACATACttacatacgtacgtacatatatacacgtatgtatatataattatttacacATGGAAGAAGGTTAATTCTTCGAGTTCTTTTGTTCCTTCCGCcgtacataaaaatatatatatatatacatatatatatatacatatatatatatatatatacatctgttaaaattttgaaacaAAACTCCAAAACAGAATTGCACAAGAAAGGAAATATGGCAAACGAGGACATGGAAGACTCGTCCGCAAGTGAGGACGAAATAAACAAGTTTTTTGCGAATATATCAAACGTAATTGatgaaaaagatataatcaaattaacaaaacagaaaaaaacgaaaaaagaaaaaaaattagaaaagagaaaatatataaaagaaaaaagaaagaagaatagaccagaagaaaaaaaaaaaagacaaaagaaaaaaaaacaagagctgttaaaaatattaaataatttaaatgaggaggagaaatttatatttttaaaagaaaggaaaatattGGAACAAACAaagaaacaaagaaaaaaagaatttctaaaaaattcttttaatgaagcatataaaatttgttttaactgttcttttatacattacatgggagaaaaagaaatttctAGTTTAGCTAAACAAATATTCTTGTCATATCATTATATGATAAAACATGAAGTACCTGTACACTTTCATTTTTCACACTTAAATAATTCGGACGAATTATTTGTacaactaaaaaaaaaatattcattaagTAAGTGGATGGTGCAGGTGCATGTACAGGATTTTTGGGAAATTTTTCCGAAAGACAAAATTGTTGTCCTCTCTCCTGATGCGACCGAGGTAGAGTGAaggatagaaaaaaaaaaaaaaaaaaaaaaaaaaaaaaaaaaagcattaaaATCAACTGCAGTGGACCATAGAATAGTCTTCAGTGCACCTTCAAAAAATTagcttatttattttattcagcAATACATATTATCCACTTTTTTAGGACCTAACAGAAATAAGGAAGGACCACGTTTACATTATATCAGCCCTGGTGGATAGGAGTGTTTCCAAGGTTTGTGtagataaaaagaaaacatgtAGTTATTACATACGTGTGAATGTGCACACTTGAACAGTTTATACTTGACGTATCATaatgttcctttttttatgtatataatgaaaacaaCCATGTAGAAATTATCTAAAACTTTTAAGGTATTTACACcctctttaaaattttattttaactactcctttttttctgCTGCTACAGAATTTGTCCTTCTACCAAGCGTCGTTACACGGCCTAGAGACGAGGAAACTACCCTTGGAGGTAAGGTTTAAGGAAAAATagttaaataaaagaataaaaatataagagcGCAATAAACAAAAGCATAACAAGTGAACGCAAAATAAATAGAGCAGTTTTCCATTTATATGTAACTGCCCATTAATGTACGATCGTATAACTgtatttgatattttttgtgTAGATTCTATTTCGCTATACCGTTACGATCGTTATCCCACCGAATTGCaacgtatatgtgtatatttatatacatatatatatacatatatatatacatatatatatacatatatatatacatatagtacatgtatttatttaatttttttttccccacGCTGCTAGCAATACgtcaagaaaaaaaaaagcaacgTGCTTAACGTAAACACAGTtattgaaatattaataagcTACTTAAAGGACAAAGATTGGCTGAAAGTTTTCGAAAAATGTATTCCACAAAAAAAGGTTATCTCTTTTTGTTATTAGTCCATATGTACAAATGaggttttaaaaaaataaatataaaaaataaggtaGATAAAGATTATAGCAAACGGAAAAAAAGCGACTGATCATGCAAAAAAGGGTGAAAGATAagttaaacaaaaataaaataaactacagtaaaaatggtaaaatcATTAAGAGCTTAGCAAAAGCAATTGAAAAATTGCACCCATGGGatttatacacatacatatatacacatagatatatgtatacatatatctatGAGCATGCCGTGGCTAAAGTAGTACTTTTGCCGCATATTTATTTCAGTGTAACGTCATTTTGTATAccaacaaaagaaaaaaaaaaaaattatgcacaACGTTCttctgttattatttttttttttttcaacgaAAAGCACACCTACTTTTTTGTTATGATGATGTTGTGcaataatatgaacaatgCAAAGGGGAATTCATAGTTATATCTTTTGAATATCTTGcaaataatacatacatatatatatatattcatctttttgcttattttatacatattctCCATTTTGGGTGTATGTGCATCAGAAAGGTGGTTTCTTAAGTGCAATTTAAAGTGcaatatgttttaaatatgcCACTTTTACTCTATTCTGATTTATCTTGCCAATTTTTGAATCATTTTGAACTGTTTTGAACTATTTTAaccattttgttttattttatttcgcattattctttaatttatccatttatttatccatttatttatccatttatttatccatttatttatccatttatttatccatttatttatccatttatttatccatttatttatccatttatttattcatttatttattaatttatttattaatttatttatttacgtaactgtttattatcttttttttcgttttgcACATTCaacttataatatttttatgtcttttttaaaattctctTTTCCaatcaaaaattttaaaaacaacaGTTACAGTCGAATGGGCAATCTTTTGTGTATCCTCCTCTGcctgaataaaataaataattttttttttttttttttgtttttttattttataagtattaaaaataacgTTTAATCTGTTTTAAGGATTAAAATGTACAGGGAGCATGttcgtacatatacatatatatatgttatatatgcatatatgatacatatacatgtatgtttatgttatatatgcatatatgatatatatacatgtatatatatgttatatatgcatatatgatatatatacatgtatatatatgtatcataTATGCAGGCTCGCGTGGGGGCTCGTGTACAATCAGAAAAATACATGAGAAAACTATGCAAAGTACCCATCTTAAGCTCTTCCATTGAGTAAATGGGCAAACCATCAGGAGTACGTAGTCGTTCTATCGCCTTCTGTTTTAACActtctttacttttttcattattcttttttatcctGGTAACGTGCTTTTTTCCTTctaaactattattattattattttttttttttttttttttttttaatttccccATCCTCTTTAACTTTCTTACAActattttctttatctttaaCATTTATGACGGTACTGAAGATACTCTCTATATTCGATTTGGCTTCTACCATATCTTTTTTACTCTTTTCatggattttttttttttttaatattttccttctttCCTTCCTCGATAAAggttttttcaaattttcgTTAACATCaaccatttttttaaagatgtagtttatttttatttatatataactgtaTGCAACGTATTTCCCAGTGCCACACTAACATACGGTACAGAATATATACGTCaaagtaatatattcataataatacttAACATTAATAAACAGTATAATTGTTAAGAAATTTGTTTATTCCACTTATTtctttttgcatttttcattttgcttattttaattgctcatatatttttccatttattacgctcatatttttctattcattttgtttatatatttttttccatctgttttgcttatatatgtttctatatattttgccttttttttttttttttttttttattcaatatATAGAGGCAGGCACgttacattattttaagtggtaataaattttttttttttttatttcgtcGTTCCATTTTTTGCTTCGtcattttgtataaataataaattagcattttttttattattggtttttctcttttcttaattataaatagttagcttttttaaattcattcATATTAAAGAAAACGAAGTCAAAGAAGAATAATGATAAATGAAGCAAAAATATGATGATAcaaattaaagtaaaaatgcaggtaaaataaaataaaatacgtaTGAAGGATAAATTCTGTgtaaaataatgaaacacTCAAATTAAGGagcataaaaattatagagACAAAATAGCATGATTAAACAATAttctaaaatttaaaaggatgaagaggaaaatacaaaatatgcCATTTTATCATTGTGAACATGATTCAAATactatctttttctttttttttttcccgcacaacttttttaatacacATCGGTATTGGCGTTGCTGAACATGAAAAATTAGGAAAGGAATATAAACACAAATGTAATTATGGCCGCgtaaatatgaattataaatatatacatacgtatgtaaatatatatatatatatatacgctaTGGGTACAtggatatatgtatatacgcaCACATATACGCGCATAGACCTAATTTCCCAAagtaaatattcattttaaggGTTTAggggggggaaaaaaaaaaaaaaaaaaaaaaaaaaaaagttaaaaatttaaaaaaacacaGAACTGATCAGAGTTACTTAGAACATTCATTCTTACTATAAAcacgaaaaaatatattttttctaattttttctaattttttctaattttttctaattttttctaattttttttttttttttttttttttacccttaccactataaaattttaccttttctCATAAATTACCGTTTACACCATGCCACATATTAATTTTGCACTTTacagataaataaatatagaacaACATACCAAAATATTCATCTTTTTTAACAcctttatcatttttaacgTTTCTCCAAAGCATCGTACATTTTAGTTATAACATGCAGGCAAAGAAAAACCTAATAACGCTTTACATTCAGATGCTGTGGCTACGTGAACACTCATATCTTTCAACCTTAACTGACTACCCTATTGTCATGTATTCCTCTGTAATAGTAAATCCCTAGCTACATAGTGAAGCAATACTGTTTTCTATTTGTTATTAACTTATTCGTCTGAAtaatctaattttttttttttaatttaaacatATCTAAGCTATGATAATTGTGACAAATATTACAGATAATATGGTCATGGTCATCCTCCTCCTTCAACTACTTCGATTTCCCCCCCATCCTTTTTCACTTCCCCTTGTTTACTAtcaacattttcatttttttgtgcatttttcatttctctttctttattccatctttctattttttctcttctttctGTACTGTTTTCACGCCTCGCGTATTTATGACTCCTATCAACATCTTCATCATCATTACTATTACTcctacttttatttttacgtttCGATGAATGATGACCATCTCCATATTTATCCCTTTTGTGCTTTTCTCTACCACTTGCTCTATTCCTATAACTATCATGATATGCATCTTCCGAATCGTCTTTTGttttcctcctttttttatattctgggaattttttatacattcgtctatataattttcttttaacacTCCTAGGCACATGTTTGATGTGcataaaattacaatatcCTCCACGTCTACATTGCCCATCTACAAATTGCCTACATCTTGCTTCTCTAAAATCAGTTACAGGTGTATATTCAATTTGCAATGGTTTACCAGCATAAAACCTACCATTTAATTCCTTAACAGCCTTTTCTGCATAATCTTCATgagtatatttaatatatacattaccAATAATATGATCACCTATATTATCACATACAACCATATCTTCAATTTCTccatatttcattaattctTCAAAAACTTCTTCATAGAATTCTTCAAAATGATCAGCAGCTTTATCTA
Proteins encoded:
- the PmUG01_09028500 gene encoding conserved protein, unknown function, which translates into the protein MVDVNENLKKPLSRKERRKILKKKKIHEKSKKDMVEAKSNIESIFSTVINVKDKENSCKKVKEDGEIKKKNNNNNSLEGKKHVTRIKKNNEKSKEVLKQKAIERLRTPDGLPIYSMEELKMAEEDTQKIAHSTVTVVFKIFDWKREF
- the U2AF1 gene encoding splicing factor U2AF small subunit, putative codes for the protein MAEHLARIIGTEEDRVNCPFFWKIGACRHGDQCSRSHYKPNSAQTLVIRHMYDNPPMAVAIAEGQMVDDEVLDKAADHFEEFYEEVFEELMKYGEIEDMVVCDNIGDHIIGNVYIKYTHEDYAEKAVKELNGRFYAGKPLQIEYTPVTDFREARCRQFVDGQCRRGGYCNFMHIKHVPRSVKRKLYRRMYKKFPEYKKRRKTKDDSEDAYHDSYRNRASGREKHKRDKYGDGHHSSKRKNKSRSNSNDDEDVDRSHKYARRENSTERREKIERWNKEREMKNAQKNENVDSKQGEVKKDGGEIEVVEGGG
- the PmUG01_09028400 gene encoding tRNA m(1)G methyltransferase, putative translates to MANEDMEDSSASEDEINKFFANISNVIDEKDIIKLTKQKKTKKEKKLEKRKYIKEKRKKNRPEEKKKRQKKKKQELLKILNNLNEEEKFIFLKERKILEQTKKQRKKEFLKNSFNEAYKICFNCSFIHYMGEKEISSLAKQIFLSYHYMIKHEVPVHFHFSHLNNSDELFVQLKKKYSLSKWMVQVHVQDFWEIFPKDKIVVLSPDATEDLTEIRKDHVYIISALVDRSVSKNLSFYQASLHGLETRKLPLEQYVKKKKSNVLNVNTVIEILISYLKDKDWLKVFEKCIPQKKVISFCY